The following DNA comes from bacterium.
CACATCGTGCCCCGCTGGGAGGGCGACGGCGGCGGCAGCATCCACACGATCTTCCGTCACGGCCCACGCCGTCCGATCGCCGAGATCGCGACGGCCGTGCGCAAGGCGGCGAACGGGTGACGCCGCCCCGGCCGGACGGCGCGGCGCTCCTGCGCGCCGCCTTCGCCCAGTCCGTCATCCGCGGCCTCGACGACACGCCCCGCTGGCTCTCCTGCCGCTACCTCTACGACGCCGACGGTAGCGACCTCTTCGAACGGATCACCGCCCAGCCCGAGTACTACCTGACGCGCACCGAGGACGCGCTGCTGCGTGCGCACGCGGCGCACCTCCGCGCCGTCGCCGGCCCGACGACGCTCGCCGAGCTCGGCTCCGGCAGCTCCACGAAGACGCGCCACGTGCTCCAGGCCTGGACCGCCGCCGCGCCCGGCGCACGCTACGTCCCGATCGACATCAGCCCGACCATGCTCGACGCGTCCTGCATCGCGCTGCGCGCCGAGTTCCCCGGCCTCGCCGTCGAGCCGCTCGCCGGCACCTACGAGCAGGCCTTCCCGCGCCTCGCCGCGTTCTCGCCGCTCGTGCTGCTCTTCCTCGGCAGCAGCCTCGGCAACTTCAACCGCGTCGAGACCGCCGCCTTCCTCGACCGGCTGTCCGACGCGCTCGCGCCGGGCGACCACCTGCTCCTCGGCGTCGACCTGGTGAAGGACACGGCCGCGCTCGAGGCGGCCTACAACGACGCCGCCGGCGTCAGCGCCGGCTTCACGAAGAACCTCTTCGCGCGCATGAATCGCGACCTCGGCACGACGCTCGACGTCGATGCCATCGAGCACGTCGCGTACTGGAACGAGACGCGCGAGCGCATCGACATCTTCGCCCGCTTCACGCGCGCCCAGACGTTGGCGCTACCCGAGCATGGCCGCAGCTTCCGGCTCGCGGCCGGCGAGATGGTCCTCGTCGAGGTCAGCCGCAAGTTCCGCCTGCCCGAGTTGCAGGCGACGGCCGCCCGCCACGGCTTCGAGGCGGTCGAGACCGTCACCGACGACGCGGGCCTGTTCGCGCTCGTGCTGCTCCGCCGGCGCCGGCGGGCCCCGGCGGCGCCGCCGCACCTGGTCGCCGAACGGCTCATGCTCGGCGCCCGGGCGCGCACGCTCGAGCTGGTCGCGCCGCTCGACGAGCGCACGCTCACGACCCAGCACACCGCGATCATGAGCCCGATCGTCTGGGACCTCGGCCACATCGCCAACTTCGAGGAGCAGTGGATCCGCCGCGCGTTCGATGCCCAGGGCCGGCGCGACGACAGCGCGCGCCGGCGCGACCATCTCTACGACGCCGTCGCCCATCCGCGCGCCGCGCGCGGCACCCTGCCGCTCTTGCGCCGGGGCGAGTCGCTGGCCTACCTCGACGAGGTTCGCACGCGCACGCTGGACGCCGTCCGCGCCGCCGACTTCCCCGCCGCCGACCCACTGCGCGCCGGGGGCTTCGTCGCCGTCATGCTCGCGCAGCACGAGGCGCAGCACGGCGAGACGATCCTGCAGACGATCCAGCTGATCCCCGACCTCGTCTACGAGCCGCCGCGCCGCGAGCAGGCCGGCGGCGCGCTCGCGGTCGTCGGCGCCGAGCGCCAGGTGCTGATCCCCGCGGGCCCCTTCATCATGGGGACCGACGACCGCGTCCATGCGTACGACAACGAGCGGCCCGCGCACGAGGTCCGGGTCGATGCGTTCCGCATGGACGTCTGCCCGGTGACGAACGCGCGCTTCCTCGCCTTCATCGACGACGGCGGCTACGCGCGGCGCGAGCTCTGGTGCGACGCCGGCTGGCGCTGGCTGCGCGACGCCGGCGTCGCCCACCCGGCGCAATGGCGCCGGCAGGACGACGGCGGCTGGTGCGAGCTGGCGTTCGGGCGCCGCGTCCCGCTCGCGCTCGACCAGCCCGTCGTCCACGTCTCGTGGTACGAGGCCTCCGCATTCGCGCGCTGGGCCAGAAAGCGGCTGCCCACGGAGGCCGAATGGGAGAAGGCCGCCGCCTGGGACCTCGAGCGCGGCACCGCCCGCCGCCACCCGTGGGGTGACGCTCCCCCGAGCCCCGAGCTGGCCAACCTCGATCAGCGCACCTTCGGTCCCGCGGCGATCGGCGCCCACCCGCGCGGCGTCAGCTTCTTCGGCTGCCATCAGATGCTCGGCGACGTGTGGGAGTGGACGGCGAGCGAGTTGCTGCCCTACCCCGGCTTCCGCCCCTTCCCCTACCGCGAGTACACCGAGGCGCACTTCAGCCGCGGCTACCGCGTCCTGCGCGGCGGCTCGTGGGCCACGCAGCCGATCGTGGCGCGCAACACCTTCCGCAACTGGGACCTGCCGCAGCGCCGGCAGATCTTCGCGGGGTTCCGCTGTGCCGTCGACGCCTGAACGCCTGCGCGCGGCGCTGCTCGCGCTGCCGCTCACGGTCGACTCCGCGACGGCGGCGTTCGCGGCCGTCGCGGTGCCGTCGTACGGCGACGCGCGGCCGAGCACGATCGTCACGCTCGCCGGCGACGGCGCCGCCGGCCGCGGGGAGCACGTCGGCTGGACGACCGCCGCACACGCCGCCTTCGCCGAGGACGGCGTGCGGGCGGCGCCGCACGGCCGCTGGGCGGTCGGGGCGTGGGCCCGCGTCCTGCGCGAGCGGGTCGCCGACCCGTACGACCGCGCCGCGCTCGAAGCGGCGGCCATCGATCTCGCCCTCCACCAGAACGCCACGAGCCTGCGCGCCCTGGCCGGGTGCGACGCCGCCTCGGTGCGCTACGTCGTCTCCTTCGCACGCACGCCCGATCCCGCCGCCGCCGCACGCCGCGAGGGCGACGTCGAGCTCAAGGTCGACGCCGATCCCGCCTGGGACACGGCGACGTTCGCCGCCCTCGCCGCCGCGGGGCGGGTCGCGATCCTCGACTGGAAGGACACCGGCACCGCCGCCGACCACGTCCGCGCACACGCCGCGCTGCCGGGCGTCCTCGTCGAAGACCCGGCCTGGACCGCGGCACCGTGGCCCGCCACGCTCGCCGCGCGCGTGGTCGCCGACGGCCCGCTGCGCACCGCAGCCGACCTGGACGCCCTGCCGCTGCGCCCGGCGGCGGTCAACGTGAAGCCCGGCCGCATGGGCGGCTGGCTCGCGGCGCTGGAGCTGGCCGGACGCTGCGCCGCGGCCGGCATCCCGGTGTACGTCGGCGGCATGTTCGAGGTCGGCGTCGGCCGCGACCAGCTGCGCGCGCTCGCCGCGGTGCTGGCGCCCGACGGCCCGAACGACGTCGCGCCCATCCCGCGCCCGGGCGACGTCCCCGAGCGCCCCACTCGCCTGCCCCTGCCGCCGCCGGGACGCGGCCTCGCCGGATGACCGGCGCGCGGGCGCGCGGGCGCGCCGTCGCATGAGCGCGTTCGTCGCCTTCGAGCGCGCCGGCGTCCGCCTGCCGAGCGGCACGGTGATCCTCGACGACGTCACGCTCGAGGTCGCCGAGGGCGAGACGCTCGCGCTCCTCGGCCGCAGCGGCTCGGGGAAGACGACGGGGCTACGCCTCGTGAACGCGCTCCTCCTGCCGACGTCCGGCACCGTGCGTGTGGGCGGACGCGCGACGACCGAGTGGGACCCGATCCGCCTGCGGCGGCGCACGGGCTACGTCATCCAGGACGTCGGCCTGCTGCCGCACCTCGACGTGGCCGCGAACGTCGGCCTCGTCCCCGAGCTCGAGGGCTGGGATCGCGCCCGCCGCGCGGCGCGCGTGACGGAGCTCCTGGCCCTGGTCGGCCTGCCGGCCGCCGAGTACGCGCACCGGCGCCCGCACGAGCTGTCCGGCGGCCAGCGCCAGCGGGTCGGCGTCGCGCGCGCGCTCGCCGCCGACCCGCCGCTGCTCCTGCTCGACGAGCCCTTCGGCGCGCTCGATCCGGTCACGCGCTGGGAGCTGCAGACGGCGTTCCGCGCCCTCCAGCGACGGCTCGGCAAGACGGCCGTCTTCGTGACCCACGACCTGCGCGAGGCCGCGCGCGTCGCCGATCGCGTCGCCCTCCTCGCCGGCGGCCGCGTGGTCGCGAGCGGCACGCTCGACGCGCTGCGGGCGCACGACCATCCCGAGGTGCGCGCCTTCCTCGCGGCCGGCGCCGACGCCGTCGCCTGACTCAGCGCCGCTCGAGCTCGAGCCGGCGCGGCGCCGCACCGACGCGGAAGCGGCCCGCGCCGACCGACACCGACTCGACGACCGGCAGCGTCACCTCGGCGACACCGTCCTCGGTCACCACGATCGGCTCCGGGTCCGCCGTGTTGTCGGGCCAGATGCCGAACGCCTCGCCGGGATCGCCGATGCGGCCGTCGCCGTCGCGGTCGGTGCCCGCGGCGAGCAGATACGTCCCCGCGAGCACGGGGCCGCCGAAGTCGATCGCGTAGCCGCCCGCCGCGGTCGCGACGGTCTGATAGCGCGTCTCGCGCGACACCGGGTCGACGAGCAGCACGAACGTGCGTCCGACGTCGCCGCCGTCGCCCGTCGACGCCACCTGGAGGACGATCGGCACCGTGACGCTGCCGGCGTCGCTCGCGATCGTGACGCCGGCGCGCTGCACGGTGCCGGGCGGCAGCCCCGCACGCTCCGCGTGTAGCGTCACGGTCCCCGGCGGCGCGAAGGGCAGCGGGCTCGAGGTGAAGGCGGTGAGCCAGCCCGCGCCGGCGCTCACCGTCACGTCGGTGACGGTGAGCGGACCCGCGCCGTCGTTGCGCAGCCGGAGCTCGAGGTCGGCGAGGTCCGCGCCGAAGCTGAGCGACGTCGGGGTGACGGCGAGGGCCGGCGTCGTCGGCCCGCCGGTCGCGCCGGCGCGGGCGACGGCCCTGCGCGCGTCGATGAGACCGTGCCCCGACCAACCGTCGTCGCCGAGGTCCTCGCTGAGCGCGCCGGCGGCGAGCCAGGCGTCGAGCCGATCGGGTCCGAAGCGCACGCCGTTGGCGGCGAGATGCGCGGCCTGCATGAGCGCGACCACGCCGCTCACGTGCGGCGCCGCCATCGAAGTGCCCTGGTAGAAGGGATAGTTGAAGGTGAGCGTCGAGCCCGTGTCGTCGCCGCCGAGCGAGAGCACGCCGTCGGCGTAGCCGTCGCCGTTGCGGTCGACGGTGACGTCGCCGCCGGGCGCGGCGACGTCGACGACGGCGCCGAAGTTCGAGTAGTACGCCCGCGCCCGGCGCAGGTCGGCGGCGCTCACCGTGACGACCTCGGGGAAGCCGGCGGGCGAGTAGCCGGCCGCGTCGCTCGCGTCGTTGCCCGCGGCGGCGACGACGACGCTGCCCGCCGCGCGGGCCGCCTGGATCGCCGTGCGCAGCTCCGCCGAGTAGCCCACGCCGCCGAGGCTCAGGTTGATGACGTCGGCCCGCTGTACGGGCGTCGTCCAGGCGTCGGAGGCGAGCCCGGCCGCCCA
Coding sequences within:
- the egtB gene encoding ergothioneine biosynthesis protein EgtB, translated to MTPPRPDGAALLRAAFAQSVIRGLDDTPRWLSCRYLYDADGSDLFERITAQPEYYLTRTEDALLRAHAAHLRAVAGPTTLAELGSGSSTKTRHVLQAWTAAAPGARYVPIDISPTMLDASCIALRAEFPGLAVEPLAGTYEQAFPRLAAFSPLVLLFLGSSLGNFNRVETAAFLDRLSDALAPGDHLLLGVDLVKDTAALEAAYNDAAGVSAGFTKNLFARMNRDLGTTLDVDAIEHVAYWNETRERIDIFARFTRAQTLALPEHGRSFRLAAGEMVLVEVSRKFRLPELQATAARHGFEAVETVTDDAGLFALVLLRRRRRAPAAPPHLVAERLMLGARARTLELVAPLDERTLTTQHTAIMSPIVWDLGHIANFEEQWIRRAFDAQGRRDDSARRRDHLYDAVAHPRAARGTLPLLRRGESLAYLDEVRTRTLDAVRAADFPAADPLRAGGFVAVMLAQHEAQHGETILQTIQLIPDLVYEPPRREQAGGALAVVGAERQVLIPAGPFIMGTDDRVHAYDNERPAHEVRVDAFRMDVCPVTNARFLAFIDDGGYARRELWCDAGWRWLRDAGVAHPAQWRRQDDGGWCELAFGRRVPLALDQPVVHVSWYEASAFARWARKRLPTEAEWEKAAAWDLERGTARRHPWGDAPPSPELANLDQRTFGPAAIGAHPRGVSFFGCHQMLGDVWEWTASELLPYPGFRPFPYREYTEAHFSRGYRVLRGGSWATQPIVARNTFRNWDLPQRRQIFAGFRCAVDA
- a CDS encoding ATP-binding cassette domain-containing protein; its protein translation is MSAFVAFERAGVRLPSGTVILDDVTLEVAEGETLALLGRSGSGKTTGLRLVNALLLPTSGTVRVGGRATTEWDPIRLRRRTGYVIQDVGLLPHLDVAANVGLVPELEGWDRARRAARVTELLALVGLPAAEYAHRRPHELSGGQRQRVGVARALAADPPLLLLDEPFGALDPVTRWELQTAFRALQRRLGKTAVFVTHDLREAARVADRVALLAGGRVVASGTLDALRAHDHPEVRAFLAAGADAVA
- a CDS encoding S8 family serine peptidase gives rise to the protein GDAAWARARTLAAVDTLRARPDVALAEPNLVLRPQRVPSDPYYAYQWHYPMIGLEAAWDVVTGSPDVVVAVVDTGILLDPGRGIGHPDLDPARVLPGFDFIASAASARDGDGIDANPFDAGDGRRGSASSFHGSHVAGTIGAASDDGTGVAGVDWQARLLPVRVLGVDGGTTYDIAQGIRWAAGLASDAWTTPVQRADVINLSLGGVGYSAELRTAIQAARAAGSVVVAAAGNDASDAAGYSPAGFPEVVTVSAADLRRARAYYSNFGAVVDVAAPGGDVTVDRNGDGYADGVLSLGGDDTGSTLTFNYPFYQGTSMAAPHVSGVVALMQAAHLAANGVRFGPDRLDAWLAAGALSEDLGDDGWSGHGLIDARRAVARAGATGGPTTPALAVTPTSLSFGADLADLELRLRNDGAGPLTVTDVTVSAGAGWLTAFTSSPLPFAPPGTVTLHAERAGLPPGTVQRAGVTIASDAGSVTVPIVLQVASTGDGGDVGRTFVLLVDPVSRETRYQTVATAAGGYAIDFGGPVLAGTYLLAAGTDRDGDGRIGDPGEAFGIWPDNTADPEPIVVTEDGVAEVTLPVVESVSVGAGRFRVGAAPRRLELERR